A genomic stretch from Oncorhynchus tshawytscha isolate Ot180627B linkage group LG07, Otsh_v2.0, whole genome shotgun sequence includes:
- the LOC112253752 gene encoding grancalcin isoform X1, with the protein MAYPGYGGYGGPMQGMQLQGMPMQGGPMGGPPQAGYPQNGGGYPGTFSAPPQQPVNDPMWGYFTTIAGQDGEIDAEELQRCLTQTGISGTYTPFSLETCRIMIAMLDRDMTGKLGFIEFKELFAALSSWKQNFMMFDQDRSGTVEPHEMTQSISAMGYRISPQALNAVIKRYSKAGRIYFDDYVACAVKLRALTESFRRRDQMQQGAVNFQYDDFILCTMSI; encoded by the exons ATGGCTTATCCAGGATATGGCGGG TATGGAGGACCAATGCAAGGCATGCAACTCCAGGGTATGCCCATGCAGGGTGGACCCATGGGAGGCCCACCCCAGGCAGGCTACCCCCAGAATGGTGGAGGCTACCCTGGGACCTTTTCTGCTCCTCCTCAGCAGCCTGTTAATGACCCCATGTGGGGGTACTTTACTACCATAGCAGGACAG GATGGTGAGATTGATGCAGAGGAGCTTCAGAGGTGTCTTACACAGACTGGTATCAGTGGCACCTATACTC CCTTCAGTTTGGAGACATGTAGAATCATGATCGCAATGCTGGAT AGAGACATGACCGGAAAGCTGGGCTTCATTGAGTTCAAGGAGCTGTTTGCTGCCCTGAGTAGCTGGAAGCAGAACTTCATGATGTTCGACCAGGACCGGAGTGGCACGGTGGAACCCCATGAGATGACCCAGTCCATCTCCGCTATGG GCTACAGGATCAGCCCACAAGCTCTGAACGCTGTCATCAAACGCTACAGCAAGGCTGGCCGGATCTACTTTGATGACTATGTGGCATGTGCTGTGAAGCTTCGCGCCCTCACAG AGAGCTTCAGGAGGAGAGACCAGATGCAGCAGGGGGCTGTCAACTTCCAATACGATGAC TTTATCCTGTGTACGATGTCCATCTGA